Proteins from one Romboutsia sp. CE17 genomic window:
- a CDS encoding 5'-methylthioadenosine/adenosylhomocysteine nucleosidase has protein sequence MNIIGIIGAMDEEVDILVDLMDIEKVVEKASLKFHKGTLEGKNIVLVKCGIGKVNAALCTQILISEFNVDAVVNTGVAGALHSELDVQDIVISTDAIQHDMDTTAFGDKKGVIPRMESSTFIADQMLIDAAYESSIKESKGNKVLKGRVVSGDIFVSSKELKDELISEFDAYCAEMEGAAIAHVCTLNATPFVIIRAMSDKADGTADVTYDEFVVEAAHRSKDIVLNMLKAI, from the coding sequence ATGAACATAATAGGTATAATAGGTGCAATGGATGAAGAGGTAGATATATTAGTAGATCTTATGGATATAGAAAAGGTAGTAGAAAAAGCTAGCTTAAAATTTCATAAAGGAACGTTAGAAGGAAAAAATATAGTTTTAGTTAAATGTGGTATAGGAAAAGTAAACGCAGCATTATGTACTCAAATATTAATAAGTGAATTTAATGTAGATGCTGTAGTTAATACAGGCGTAGCAGGAGCACTTCATAGTGAGTTAGATGTACAAGATATAGTAATATCAACTGATGCTATACAACATGATATGGATACTACTGCATTTGGAGACAAAAAAGGTGTAATACCAAGAATGGAAAGTTCAACATTTATAGCTGATCAAATGCTTATAGATGCAGCATATGAATCATCAATTAAGGAATCTAAAGGAAATAAAGTTTTAAAGGGAAGAGTAGTATCAGGTGATATATTCGTAAGTTCTAAAGAATTAAAAGATGAATTAATAAGTGAATTTGATGCTTATTGTGCAGAAATGGAAGGTGCAGCAATTGCTCATGTTTGTACTTTAAATGCTACTCCATTTGTAATAATAAGAGCTATGTCTGATAAGGCAGATGGAACTGCAGATGTTACATATGATGAGTTCGTAGTAGAAGCTGCTCACAGATCTAAAGATATAGTTTTAAATATGTTAAAAGCAATATAA
- a CDS encoding RluA family pseudouridine synthase, whose protein sequence is MDEIRQFLVGEEEEGDRLDVYLSEQLGDMSRSYIQKIIKDKKVEVNGKIEKAKYLVKEDDNIKIEIPAPKLLEVVPQNIPIDIVYEDDDVLIVNKPQDMVVHPAPGNYENTLVNAILYHCKDKLSSINGVIRPGIVHRIDKDTSGLLMIAKNNNAHNSLAEQLKDHSITREYEFICHGVVKEDKITVDKPLGRNPKDRLKMAIVKDGKRAVTHFEVVERFENFTHMRARLETGRTHQIRVHALSINHPLLGDPVYGPKNTKFKLNGQTLHAKKLGFIHPRNNEYIEFDSELPDYFKDILKKLK, encoded by the coding sequence ATGGACGAAATAAGACAGTTTTTAGTAGGTGAAGAAGAAGAAGGAGATAGACTAGACGTTTACTTATCAGAACAGTTAGGAGATATGTCTAGAAGTTATATACAAAAAATTATAAAAGATAAAAAAGTTGAAGTTAACGGAAAAATTGAAAAAGCAAAGTATTTGGTAAAAGAAGATGACAATATAAAAATAGAAATACCAGCACCGAAGTTACTAGAGGTAGTTCCTCAAAATATACCTATAGATATAGTATATGAGGATGATGATGTATTAATTGTAAACAAACCTCAGGATATGGTTGTTCACCCAGCCCCTGGAAACTATGAAAACACTTTAGTTAATGCTATACTGTATCACTGTAAAGATAAGTTATCATCTATAAACGGTGTTATAAGACCTGGTATAGTTCATAGAATTGATAAGGATACATCTGGACTTTTAATGATAGCCAAGAATAATAATGCACACAATAGCTTAGCGGAGCAACTAAAAGATCACTCAATAACACGAGAATATGAATTCATATGCCACGGTGTCGTTAAGGAAGATAAAATAACAGTAGATAAACCTTTAGGTAGAAATCCTAAGGATAGGCTTAAAATGGCTATCGTTAAAGATGGAAAACGTGCTGTTACACATTTTGAGGTAGTAGAAAGATTTGAAAACTTTACACATATGAGAGCTAGATTAGAAACTGGCAGAACTCACCAGATAAGGGTTCATGCACTTTCAATAAATCATCCGTTATTAGGAGATCCTGTTTACGGACCTAAGAATACGAAGTTCAAACTAAATGGTCAAACTCTACATGCGAAGAAGCTAGGATTTATACATCCAAGAAATAATGAGTATATAGAATTTGATTCAGAACTACCAGATTATTTTAAAGATATACTAAAAAAACTAAAGTAA
- a CDS encoding SPFH domain-containing protein — MSERKLNVEEKNIKALSGLIGIIICFGLIILGTIIITISCKFNGIILGTGIFLGIIAILIGLISFAGLKVINPNEALVLTLFGNYYGTLTESGFFWVNPFVTAINPTYDPIISKVRVGKTKDNLEEESISIGSKKISLKTMTLNNNHQKVNDELGNPIIVGAVVIWRVVNPTKAVFNVDNFKTFLSIQCDSTIRNIVRLYPYDIADVDEKAEKSLRGSSTEVANRCREELQSRVECAGIEVEEVRITHLAYAPEIAAAMLQRQQAEAIISARKKIVEGAVGMVEMALNTLEEGKLVELDDEKKAAMVSNLLVVLCGNKDAQPIVNSGNLY, encoded by the coding sequence GTGAGTGAGAGAAAATTAAATGTTGAAGAAAAAAATATTAAAGCGCTTAGTGGTTTAATAGGAATTATTATATGCTTTGGGCTTATAATATTAGGAACAATAATAATTACAATTTCATGCAAATTTAATGGAATAATACTTGGAACTGGAATTTTTTTAGGGATAATAGCTATATTAATAGGATTAATAAGTTTTGCAGGACTTAAAGTTATTAATCCTAATGAAGCTTTGGTTTTAACATTATTTGGGAATTACTATGGTACATTAACTGAGTCTGGATTTTTCTGGGTAAATCCTTTTGTAACTGCAATAAATCCAACTTATGACCCAATTATTTCTAAAGTTAGAGTAGGGAAAACTAAAGATAATTTGGAAGAAGAGTCTATATCAATTGGAAGCAAGAAAATATCTCTAAAAACTATGACATTAAATAATAATCATCAAAAAGTAAATGATGAATTGGGAAACCCTATTATAGTAGGAGCTGTTGTAATTTGGAGAGTTGTAAATCCAACAAAGGCAGTATTTAATGTAGATAACTTTAAGACATTTTTATCAATACAATGTGATTCAACTATAAGAAATATAGTAAGATTATATCCTTATGATATAGCTGATGTAGATGAAAAAGCAGAAAAGTCTCTTAGAGGAAGTTCAACTGAAGTAGCAAATAGATGTAGAGAAGAACTTCAATCTAGGGTAGAATGTGCAGGTATTGAAGTTGAAGAAGTTAGAATAACTCACTTAGCATATGCACCTGAAATTGCAGCTGCTATGTTACAGCGTCAACAAGCAGAAGCTATAATTTCAGCACGTAAAAAGATTGTAGAAGGGGCTGTTGGAATGGTTGAAATGGCACTTAATACTTTAGAAGAAGGAAAATTAGTAGAACTTGATGATGAAAAGAAAGCTGCTATGGTAAGTAATTTACTTGTTGTATTATGTGGAAATAAGGATGCTCAGCCTATAGTAAATAGTGGAAATTTATATTAA
- a CDS encoding TetR/AcrR family transcriptional regulator has product MKSNTNMKENILNVATNLITVNGIRNTSLSDIAKTAGISKGTLYYHYSSKDDLIFDIADNHLKIITDAVLDCVYSIESKCSKDDLINIIMGKISTIGSTGRIHMYLLCEAITGNEPLRERIKLKYIQWRTTLQEEINKYLHEDIDDSEAFSFLIISIVDGLVVQSILKTEEIPFEKIASFLVNKWI; this is encoded by the coding sequence ATGAAATCTAACACTAATATGAAAGAAAATATATTAAATGTAGCTACAAATTTAATTACTGTTAACGGAATAAGAAATACAAGTCTTTCTGATATTGCAAAAACAGCCGGTATAAGTAAGGGTACACTATATTATCATTATTCTTCTAAGGATGATTTAATTTTTGATATAGCTGATAATCATTTAAAAATTATTACTGATGCTGTATTAGATTGTGTGTATAGTATAGAAAGTAAATGTTCTAAAGATGATCTTATTAATATTATTATGGGAAAAATATCAACTATAGGTTCTACAGGAAGAATTCATATGTATTTACTTTGTGAAGCAATTACTGGAAATGAACCATTAAGAGAAAGAATCAAGTTAAAATACATACAATGGAGAACAACTTTACAAGAAGAAATAAATAAATACTTACATGAGGATATTGATGATTCTGAAGCTTTTTCATTTCTTATAATTTCAATAGTAGACGGTCTAGTAGTTCAAAGTATATTAAAAACAGAAGAGATACCATTTGAGAAAATTGCTAGTTTTTTAGTTAATAAATGGATATAA
- a CDS encoding DUF5665 domain-containing protein yields the protein MKHNSKDKNEKNPTYVSMKNLDKIINEMYLSDNPKEDLGMIKRYLERLTLIIERSRIREYMMLTDSKRRLFLINFVAGLGKGFGQAIGFTFLAAIVFYILTSWIDLPVIGAFIAKLLNLVDIYRNK from the coding sequence ATGAAGCATAACAGTAAAGATAAAAATGAAAAAAATCCAACTTATGTTAGTATGAAAAATTTAGACAAAATCATAAATGAGATGTATTTATCAGATAATCCTAAAGAAGATCTAGGAATGATAAAAAGGTATTTAGAAAGACTTACTTTGATTATTGAGAGAAGTAGAATTAGAGAGTATATGATGCTTACAGATAGTAAAAGGAGATTATTTTTAATAAACTTTGTAGCTGGATTAGGTAAAGGTTTTGGTCAAGCTATAGGATTTACTTTTTTAGCGGCAATTGTATTTTATATACTAACTAGTTGGATAGACTTACCTGTTATAGGAGCATTTATAGCAAAATTATTAAATTTAGTAGATATTTATAGAAATAAATAG
- the lspA gene encoding signal peptidase II, which yields MIYEVIIAILIGLDQLSKYFALNYLKEAGSIPVIQNIFHLTYVENRGAAFGMFQNNQTIFIIVALVASAFGLYYLHKKKINLVGKVGILLIISGAIGNLIDRVRLGFVVDYFDFRIIWEYVFNVADVFVVVGTILLCIHILFFEDKEMVK from the coding sequence TTGATTTATGAAGTAATAATAGCTATATTAATAGGTTTAGATCAGCTTTCTAAATACTTTGCATTAAATTACTTAAAAGAAGCAGGCAGTATACCTGTAATACAAAACATATTCCATCTTACATATGTAGAAAATAGAGGAGCTGCATTTGGAATGTTTCAAAACAATCAAACTATATTTATTATAGTTGCATTAGTAGCTTCTGCATTTGGTTTATACTATTTACATAAGAAAAAAATAAATTTAGTCGGCAAAGTTGGAATTTTACTTATAATTTCAGGAGCCATTGGAAATCTAATAGATAGAGTAAGATTAGGGTTTGTTGTAGACTATTTTGATTTTAGAATAATTTGGGAATATGTATTTAATGTGGCAGATGTATTTGTAGTAGTAGGTACAATACTACTATGTATACATATATTATTTTTTGAAGATAAAGAGATGGTGAAGTAA
- a CDS encoding DegV family protein, with product MNKIKLLVDGGCDLPKETLEKYNIGIVGLNISFGEESFIGGLEIDNETFYKRMKEEKELPKTSCPSPDRFIEAYKGEEDVLLLTVSSKLSGTYSSAKLAKDMYDSEFGDKKVEVLDTMSGSIGQGLLAIKASELISNGKSLDEVIEALNDLKEDILFYGTLETLDNAIKGGRINPIAGKIINALNFKAIIQVTEGIVKPIDKARGVNNSLKKILDYIDNNINQPSDRVLAIAHAYCNEKAVKIKESLESKYDFKEIIIAEIGPVMGTYTSEGAILVSIL from the coding sequence ATGAATAAAATAAAGCTATTAGTTGATGGTGGTTGTGATTTACCGAAAGAAACTTTAGAAAAATATAATATAGGAATAGTAGGCTTAAATATATCATTTGGAGAAGAAAGTTTCATAGGTGGATTAGAAATAGATAATGAAACATTTTACAAAAGAATGAAAGAAGAAAAAGAGTTACCTAAAACTTCTTGTCCATCTCCGGATAGATTTATAGAAGCATATAAAGGAGAAGAGGACGTATTATTACTAACTGTAAGTTCTAAATTATCAGGAACATATAGTAGTGCTAAATTAGCAAAAGATATGTATGATAGCGAGTTCGGAGACAAAAAAGTAGAGGTCTTAGATACTATGAGTGGATCGATAGGTCAAGGTCTACTTGCTATAAAAGCATCTGAATTAATATCTAATGGAAAAAGTTTAGATGAAGTAATTGAAGCTCTTAATGATTTAAAGGAAGATATTTTATTTTATGGAACTTTAGAAACTTTAGACAATGCTATAAAAGGTGGAAGAATAAATCCAATTGCGGGTAAGATTATAAATGCTTTAAACTTTAAGGCTATAATTCAAGTTACAGAAGGTATTGTAAAACCTATAGATAAAGCACGAGGAGTTAACAATAGTTTAAAGAAAATATTAGATTATATAGATAACAATATAAATCAACCTAGTGATAGAGTTTTAGCTATAGCACATGCATATTGTAATGAAAAAGCAGTTAAAATAAAAGAATCATTAGAATCTAAATATGATTTTAAAGAAATTATTATAGCAGAAATAGGACCTGTTATGGGAACGTATACCTCAGAAGGTGCAATATTAGTAAGTATATTATAA
- a CDS encoding polysaccharide deacetylase family protein, which produces MKKKFSVLLGLLIVAFTFYSVKTMNLKTKEVLNLNESNNDITRDYEDIIIRKGNSDEKIIALTFDDGPDDVFTPQVLDILKKYDVKATFFLVGENVERNSEIVKRQFEEGHEIGNHTFTHINVAKKGYNEIYNEIIKTQEVIKDVIGIEPKLFRPPYRAISRNMCDIVKNKNMNIVLWSNLDPRDWSNPGVYYIVDTIEKKVENGNIILLHDYNNVRNTKSQTIQALETVIPSLKEKGYKFVTISELIEHLDKKDQETQN; this is translated from the coding sequence ATGAAAAAGAAATTTAGTGTACTTCTAGGATTATTAATTGTAGCATTTACGTTTTATTCTGTAAAAACAATGAACTTAAAAACAAAAGAAGTATTAAATTTAAATGAAAGTAATAATGATATAACGAGAGATTATGAAGATATAATAATAAGAAAAGGTAATAGTGACGAGAAAATAATTGCGTTAACATTTGATGATGGACCAGATGATGTATTTACTCCTCAGGTACTAGATATATTAAAGAAATATGATGTAAAAGCAACATTTTTTTTAGTTGGAGAAAATGTTGAAAGAAATTCTGAAATAGTAAAAAGGCAGTTTGAAGAAGGGCATGAAATAGGAAATCATACTTTTACACATATAAACGTAGCTAAAAAAGGTTATAATGAAATATACAATGAGATAATAAAAACACAAGAGGTTATAAAAGATGTAATTGGAATAGAACCTAAGCTATTTAGACCTCCTTATAGAGCTATTAGCAGAAATATGTGTGATATAGTAAAGAATAAAAATATGAATATAGTTTTATGGTCTAACTTAGATCCAAGAGATTGGTCTAATCCAGGTGTTTATTACATAGTAGACACAATTGAAAAAAAAGTTGAAAATGGGAATATAATTTTACTGCATGACTATAATAATGTAAGAAATACAAAATCTCAAACAATTCAAGCATTAGAAACTGTTATACCGTCTTTAAAAGAAAAAGGGTATAAATTTGTAACTATATCAGAATTAATAGAACATTTAGATAAAAAAGATCAAGAAACTCAAAACTAG
- a CDS encoding sulfurtransferase, with translation MILNKIKKTTLVLITILSLTILSGCSKEEVVSNEEFKNISTSELQSNLDNDSWVIVDTRINDAYNGWALDGVSRGGHILNAVDFSANWLKVENKDKEETLEKALETKGINKDKNIVLYDSNGTDAKEVANYLHKKGYENLYIYNVNEWAKDESLPMESYDNYEMLVPAEIVKEVVDGNIPDTFKDSKNIKIVEASWGEESEAYSKGHVPTSVHINTDTIEPPPAWMLASDEELTKFALDYGFTKDDTIIVTGPDVMASYRVAVVLRYIGVSDVRVLNGGNDAWVSAGYELETKSNEKTPGTDFGTTIPANPDLIVTIPELKEELKNDDSILVDNRSWDEYIGKISGYSYHDKKGRIPGAVYGYAGTTSVTLEDYRNIDNTMRNANEIKALWDKAGIDTNKELIFMCGSGWRAAEVLAYANVMGYENSKLYSDGWIGWSNDTSNPTETGEPTK, from the coding sequence ATGATACTTAATAAAATTAAAAAAACAACTTTAGTACTGATAACAATTTTAAGTTTAACGATTTTATCAGGATGTTCTAAAGAAGAGGTTGTGTCAAATGAAGAATTTAAAAATATTTCTACATCTGAGTTGCAATCTAATTTAGATAATGATTCATGGGTAATTGTAGATACTAGAATAAATGATGCATATAATGGATGGGCCTTAGATGGTGTATCTAGAGGAGGACATATATTAAATGCAGTAGATTTTTCAGCAAATTGGTTAAAAGTTGAAAATAAAGATAAAGAAGAAACGTTAGAAAAAGCATTAGAAACTAAAGGGATTAATAAAGATAAAAATATAGTTTTATACGATTCAAATGGAACTGATGCAAAGGAAGTTGCAAACTATTTACATAAAAAGGGATATGAGAACTTATATATATATAATGTAAATGAATGGGCAAAAGATGAATCTTTACCTATGGAATCATATGATAACTATGAGATGTTAGTTCCAGCTGAAATTGTAAAGGAAGTTGTAGATGGTAATATCCCAGATACTTTTAAAGATTCAAAAAATATAAAAATTGTTGAAGCTAGTTGGGGAGAAGAAAGTGAAGCATACTCAAAAGGACATGTTCCAACTAGTGTTCATATAAATACAGATACTATAGAACCACCACCAGCATGGATGCTAGCAAGTGATGAAGAATTAACTAAGTTTGCTTTAGATTATGGATTTACTAAAGATGATACTATAATAGTTACAGGTCCTGATGTAATGGCATCATATAGAGTAGCAGTTGTACTTCGTTATATAGGAGTAAGTGATGTTAGAGTACTAAATGGAGGTAATGATGCTTGGGTATCAGCAGGATATGAACTTGAAACTAAAAGCAATGAAAAAACACCAGGAACTGATTTTGGAACAACTATACCAGCAAATCCTGATTTAATAGTAACTATACCAGAGTTAAAAGAAGAATTAAAAAATGATGATTCTATATTAGTAGACAATCGTAGTTGGGATGAATATATAGGAAAAATTTCTGGATATAGCTATCATGATAAGAAAGGTCGTATTCCAGGTGCTGTATATGGATATGCAGGAACTACTTCAGTAACGTTAGAAGACTATCGTAATATAGACAATACAATGAGAAATGCAAATGAAATAAAAGCATTATGGGATAAAGCTGGAATTGATACAAATAAAGAATTAATATTCATGTGCGGAAGTGGATGGAGAGCAGCAGAAGTTTTAGCGTATGCTAATGTTATGGGTTATGAAAATAGTAAGCTATACAGTGATGGATGGATAGGATGGAGTAATGACACATCTAATCCTACAGAAACTGGAGAGCCAACTAAATAG
- the trpS gene encoding tryptophan--tRNA ligase, translated as MSEKKVIFSGIQPSGKLTLGNYLGALRNFPKFQDDYDCYYSIVDLHAITVPQEAKNLRANTLEILAQYLACGLDPEKNTIFIQSHVSAHTELMWILNTMTYMGELSRMTQFKDKSQKSEANLNAGLFTYPVLMAADILLYQTDLVPVGEDQKQHLELARDLASRFNNRYSPTFQIPEGYIPKEVGRVMSLQEPNKKMSKSDPNENAYILLCDDPDTIRRKIKRSVTDSEGVIRYSNDQPGIKNLIDIYTQLANKSVDEVVSMYEGKGYGEFKADVAEVIVDALNPIREKYLELLKDKAYLEKVYAMGAEKAERQARKTLRKVYKKVGLIERKFL; from the coding sequence ATGAGTGAAAAAAAGGTAATATTTAGTGGTATACAACCATCAGGGAAATTAACTCTTGGAAACTATTTAGGTGCATTAAGAAACTTCCCTAAATTCCAAGATGATTACGATTGTTATTATAGTATAGTTGACTTACATGCAATTACTGTACCACAAGAAGCTAAAAACTTAAGAGCAAATACATTAGAAATATTAGCTCAATATTTAGCTTGTGGTCTTGATCCAGAAAAAAATACTATATTTATACAATCACATGTAAGTGCACATACAGAGCTTATGTGGATATTAAATACAATGACTTATATGGGTGAGTTAAGTAGAATGACTCAATTCAAAGATAAGTCACAAAAAAGTGAAGCAAATTTAAATGCAGGTCTTTTCACTTATCCAGTACTTATGGCAGCTGATATACTTTTATATCAAACTGATTTAGTACCAGTTGGAGAAGATCAAAAGCAACATCTAGAATTAGCAAGAGATTTAGCTTCTAGATTTAATAATAGATACTCACCAACATTCCAAATACCAGAAGGATATATACCAAAAGAAGTTGGTAGAGTAATGAGCTTACAAGAGCCTAATAAAAAAATGAGTAAGTCAGATCCTAATGAAAATGCATATATATTATTATGTGATGATCCGGACACAATAAGAAGAAAGATAAAAAGAAGTGTTACAGATTCAGAAGGTGTTATAAGATATTCTAATGATCAACCGGGAATAAAGAACTTAATAGATATATATACTCAATTAGCTAATAAGAGTGTTGATGAAGTAGTTTCAATGTATGAAGGTAAAGGATATGGAGAATTTAAAGCAGATGTTGCTGAAGTTATAGTAGACGCTTTAAACCCTATAAGAGAAAAATATTTAGAGCTTTTAAAAGATAAAGCATATTTAGAAAAAGTATATGCTATGGGTGCTGAAAAAGCTGAAAGACAAGCAAGAAAAACTTTAAGAAAAGTGTATAAAAAAGTAGGTTTAATAGAAAGAAAGTTTTTATAA
- a CDS encoding TraR/DksA family transcriptional regulator, translated as MNVNKYKKELEKEKESLSKLIVSMQDNTLFGNTVEHTSERYSSGELSAYDNHTADFATEQYMNDMQNSLTIHEKGRLYQVNKALEKIESGTYGICEICKKQIDSERLDLIPETDLCSDCAKEHDNLPSDTEHVDLNFINKGCDFYSEDLKDLTDLNKNGLYDDNE; from the coding sequence ATGAATGTAAACAAATATAAAAAAGAATTAGAAAAAGAAAAAGAAAGTTTATCAAAATTAATAGTTAGTATGCAAGATAATACTTTATTTGGAAATACAGTAGAACATACTAGTGAAAGATATAGTTCTGGAGAATTATCAGCATATGATAATCATACAGCTGATTTTGCAACTGAGCAATATATGAATGATATGCAAAATAGCTTAACTATTCATGAAAAGGGAAGATTATATCAAGTAAATAAGGCTTTAGAGAAAATCGAAAGTGGAACTTATGGAATATGTGAGATTTGCAAAAAACAAATAGATAGCGAAAGATTAGATTTAATACCAGAAACAGACTTATGTTCTGATTGTGCTAAAGAGCATGATAACTTGCCTTCTGATACAGAGCATGTAGATTTAAATTTTATAAATAAAGGTTGTGATTTTTATTCAGAAGACTTAAAAGATCTAACTGATTTAAATAAAAATGGCTTATATGATGATAATGAATAA